One genomic region from Shewanella aestuarii encodes:
- a CDS encoding tail fiber domain-containing protein, translated as MKLYSKYLLAILPLAVTTSLYADQVILDDLIIDGSSCIGQDCVNGESFGFDTLRLKENNLRIKFDDTSNSGSFPSNDWQITANDSSNGGLNKFSIDDISGGRTPFTLEAGAPNHSLYVDDGGRVGVGTSSPLVELHVVNGDSPTLRLEQNGSSGFTAQTWDVAGNEAGFFIRDATNGSTLPFRILPGASSESLVIDGDDQVGIGAGTNPLVNLEVRDSSGPEFRLSKDTTTFTEFATNTEGKLTITSSSSATSVTTPVVNIVDSNSAGSPELMLNLANDGPSYLGLDNINDNSRWLMHNNTLGNFRISKQNYNDTNNLTYNSPFELTASGDLTIKGKIKATSSDFTSSQTLKENFSLISATEILTKVANLAITKWNYIQDSDTVLHIGPMAEDFHEAFGLNGDEKGTISISDISGVALASIKALKLASDEKDKKISELEKRIAALESQK; from the coding sequence ATGAAACTTTACTCAAAATACTTACTGGCGATACTACCATTAGCAGTAACAACGAGCTTATACGCAGATCAAGTGATATTGGATGACTTAATTATAGATGGCAGCAGTTGTATCGGGCAAGATTGTGTCAATGGTGAATCATTTGGTTTTGACACGTTAAGACTTAAAGAAAACAACTTGCGAATTAAATTTGATGATACGAGTAACTCTGGCAGTTTTCCTAGTAATGATTGGCAAATAACAGCCAATGACAGCAGTAACGGTGGTCTGAATAAATTTTCAATTGATGACATTAGCGGCGGAAGAACCCCCTTTACCTTGGAAGCTGGAGCTCCTAATCATTCACTATATGTTGATGATGGAGGAAGAGTTGGTGTAGGAACATCTTCCCCTTTGGTTGAGCTGCACGTAGTTAATGGCGATAGCCCAACATTGCGTTTAGAACAAAACGGCAGTTCAGGCTTTACTGCTCAAACATGGGATGTTGCAGGCAATGAAGCAGGCTTTTTCATAAGGGATGCAACTAATGGTTCGACATTACCTTTTAGAATACTTCCTGGAGCATCGTCAGAATCACTAGTTATAGATGGAGATGATCAAGTTGGTATTGGTGCAGGAACAAACCCACTTGTTAACCTTGAAGTGCGTGATAGTTCTGGGCCTGAATTTAGATTGTCGAAAGATACTACAACTTTTACAGAATTTGCTACTAATACAGAGGGGAAATTAACAATTACAAGTTCCTCCTCTGCAACCAGTGTAACTACTCCAGTGGTAAATATTGTTGATAGTAATTCTGCTGGTTCTCCTGAGTTAATGCTGAATTTGGCAAACGATGGCCCTTCGTATCTTGGCCTAGATAATATTAATGATAATTCTAGATGGCTTATGCATAATAATACATTAGGAAATTTTAGAATTTCGAAACAGAATTATAATGATACGAATAATCTTACATATAACTCTCCATTTGAGTTAACAGCCTCTGGAGACTTAACAATAAAAGGAAAGATAAAAGCAACTAGCTCTGACTTCACCTCCTCACAGACCCTTAAAGAAAACTTTTCGTTGATATCAGCAACAGAAATTTTAACAAAAGTGGCAAACTTAGCTATTACCAAATGGAACTATATACAAGACTCGGATACAGTTTTGCATATTGGTCCAATGGCGGAAGATTTTCATGAAGCTTTTGGGTTAAATGGTGATGAAAAAGGAACAATTTCTATTTCTGATATAAGTGGGGTTGCATTAGCATCCATTAAAGCCCTAAAACTTGCATCGGATGAAAAAGATAAGAAAATATCCGAATTAGAAAAGCGTATTGCAGCACTTGAATCCCAAAAATAA
- a CDS encoding capsular polysaccharide synthesis protein yields the protein MPIYVNKEGEEVLFIHIPKNAGTSIETVLRENCQFEFLYSPNAGGLPCTPQHFHRPYLSSIINFKQIRNFAVVRHPLSRLVSEYRWRINKNILPTNIISFDQFIIHSLKTFLVNPFYLDNHLRPQCDFLLDNTKIFKLEDDISKIENYLSDFLNTPVNLCHANVSSGQDGYSLSKYALRLIKRIYQLDFERFDYSCTDLKRFGLNLVVDSNERLFSIFEMPKESLSYKAPKENVIWFFWHTNISEAPQLIKECYKSWVEKNPDYNVQLLDLSNLELITGFKMCYFDVVSVECNWSIKTEIIRLFLLYHFGGVWADASTLCIQPLITWLPDSQKSSLFYFEQPSSVIDKTVITWFLSASKGCKYIEFVLQAADDFFTKERMQSLKIDFKVPLACQTDDYVISKHKTGINYLTHKEIENEIPIFWLSYLFNDAFLNLDGRYNNSNVNITNYAGPNREISFFKGCYISKQTLQYDLSKYYDRFLFLQNSFQDEIKNVGDKCLPSDDINFLRDTALQLENYDLNIAYQLMSFTQKFRPNGKFISNKVSEYQEQLQSHQSLVKSYISTAIENDDTDSFFFNSDDSRSRIQAKGHRGYVGAPTSELWYSIGKLQYYFLISEGLKPSDVFLDIACGSLRLGQYIIPFLDTSNYYGIEAEPELVQLGLERELGLKMMDLKKPNFSFNIKFDFDILNAFDIAMAQSLFTHLTIEDIQLCFKKIRMKSKVTSRFYFTFFEGDSALNKAEFSHAHHNFSYSQSELNSLAIKERCQFHYIGGWNHPRGQMMAYLTFAR from the coding sequence ATGCCTATCTATGTTAACAAGGAGGGGGAAGAAGTTTTATTCATTCATATCCCCAAAAATGCTGGAACATCGATTGAGACTGTTTTAAGAGAAAATTGCCAGTTTGAGTTCCTTTATTCACCTAATGCAGGAGGTTTACCATGTACTCCTCAGCACTTTCATCGCCCTTACTTATCTTCTATTATCAATTTTAAGCAAATAAGAAACTTTGCTGTTGTTAGACATCCACTTTCTAGATTAGTGAGTGAATATCGCTGGCGCATTAATAAAAATATTCTACCCACAAATATTATAAGTTTTGATCAATTTATTATTCATTCTTTGAAGACCTTTCTTGTAAATCCTTTTTATCTCGACAATCATTTAAGGCCTCAATGTGATTTTTTATTAGATAATACTAAGATATTCAAGCTTGAGGATGATATTTCAAAAATTGAGAATTATTTAAGCGATTTTTTGAATACTCCTGTCAATCTATGTCATGCTAATGTATCTTCCGGGCAAGATGGGTACTCTTTGTCTAAATATGCACTGCGTCTAATAAAGCGAATTTATCAATTAGATTTTGAAAGGTTTGATTATTCATGTACTGATCTGAAACGATTTGGCCTTAACTTAGTCGTTGATAGTAATGAGCGTCTTTTTTCTATATTTGAAATGCCTAAGGAATCTTTAAGTTATAAAGCACCAAAAGAAAATGTGATTTGGTTTTTCTGGCATACTAATATTTCTGAAGCCCCACAATTAATAAAAGAATGTTATAAAAGTTGGGTAGAGAAAAACCCTGATTACAATGTTCAGTTACTGGATTTAAGTAATCTTGAACTAATTACTGGTTTCAAAATGTGCTATTTTGATGTTGTATCTGTTGAATGCAATTGGTCTATTAAGACAGAAATTATTCGCTTGTTTTTACTTTACCATTTCGGTGGAGTTTGGGCTGATGCTAGTACTTTGTGTATTCAGCCATTGATAACATGGTTACCAGACTCTCAAAAAAGTTCACTTTTTTATTTTGAGCAACCATCAAGTGTAATTGATAAAACTGTAATTACTTGGTTTTTATCCGCTAGTAAAGGTTGCAAGTATATTGAATTTGTTTTGCAAGCTGCAGATGATTTTTTCACTAAAGAACGGATGCAGTCATTAAAAATTGACTTTAAAGTGCCTTTAGCCTGTCAGACTGATGATTATGTTATCAGTAAGCATAAAACAGGTATAAATTATTTGACTCACAAAGAGATTGAAAACGAAATTCCCATTTTCTGGCTGTCATATTTATTTAATGATGCCTTTCTAAACCTTGATGGACGTTACAATAATTCGAATGTTAATATTACTAATTATGCTGGGCCAAATCGGGAAATATCATTCTTTAAAGGCTGTTATATATCAAAACAAACCTTGCAGTATGATTTAAGTAAATACTACGATCGCTTTCTTTTTTTGCAAAATTCTTTTCAAGATGAGATTAAGAATGTCGGTGATAAATGCTTACCAAGTGATGATATAAATTTTTTACGTGATACGGCCCTTCAATTAGAAAACTATGATTTAAATATTGCTTATCAATTAATGTCATTTACACAAAAATTTCGCCCTAATGGAAAATTTATCTCAAATAAAGTATCAGAATATCAAGAACAACTCCAATCACACCAATCTCTTGTAAAAAGTTATATATCAACGGCCATAGAAAATGATGATACAGATTCATTTTTTTTCAATTCTGATGACTCTCGATCACGTATTCAAGCTAAAGGTCATAGAGGATATGTCGGTGCGCCAACGAGTGAACTTTGGTATAGTATTGGTAAGCTTCAATATTATTTCCTAATATCTGAGGGTTTAAAGCCATCTGACGTATTCCTCGATATAGCATGTGGTTCACTAAGACTTGGACAATATATAATACCTTTTTTAGATACTAGTAATTATTATGGGATTGAAGCAGAACCAGAATTAGTTCAATTGGGGTTGGAGCGAGAGTTGGGCCTTAAAATGATGGATTTAAAGAAGCCGAACTTTAGTTTTAATATTAAATTTGATTTTGACATTTTGAATGCATTTGATATTGCAATGGCACAATCTCTTTTTACTCATCTGACGATTGAAGATATTCAGTTGTGTTTCAAAAAAATTAGAATGAAATCTAAAGTTACCAGTCGTTTTTATTTTACCTTTTTTGAAGGAGACTCAGCTCTTAATAAGGCAGAATTTTCTCACGCCCACCACAATTTTTCATATTCACAAAGCGAATTAAACAGTTTAGCAATAAAGGAAAGGTGTCAATTTCATTACATTGGAGGATGGAACCATCCTAGAGGCCAAATGATGGCATATTTGACTTTTGCAAGATAA
- a CDS encoding sulfotransferase family 2 domain-containing protein, translating to MFFKKYKLAQKSLFIHIPKTAGTSFRSAISMHGVYSDYGINSKSTNFEIKRLIYEHNDFYQYKCNFLNSRQQWLCGHVPLVKYIDFVSVRNIFTFLRNPVSHLLSHYNHFVNHKGYEGDLDSFILSRNDVNIQTIYLNYLPLPLIGCVGITEYYADSIDLINKCNNLKLSVDRENVNVSKKLTESNISSEDIVKYTQLLNRDIEYYQQALSLFLQRKEYFKNGKEWVYAYAVVNNHSITGCAYFNRSDEYVVLDLIRNGKSIAKLNANSYFSSFPKAVFPRSRYIGFTYPLENSSSEDIFDIIVVSTGQKINLEPLKLLSHN from the coding sequence ATGTTTTTTAAAAAATATAAGTTAGCACAAAAGTCATTGTTTATACATATTCCCAAAACAGCTGGGACTAGCTTTAGAAGTGCCATATCAATGCATGGCGTATACTCAGATTACGGTATCAACTCTAAAAGTACTAATTTTGAGATTAAGCGATTAATATATGAACATAATGATTTTTACCAATATAAATGTAATTTCTTAAATTCTAGGCAGCAATGGCTTTGTGGACATGTGCCATTGGTAAAATACATTGACTTTGTATCGGTTAGGAATATATTTACCTTTCTAAGGAATCCCGTATCACATTTACTTTCCCACTATAACCACTTTGTTAATCATAAGGGGTATGAGGGGGACTTAGATTCTTTTATTTTAAGTCGAAATGACGTAAATATACAAACAATATACTTAAACTATTTGCCATTGCCTTTAATCGGTTGTGTTGGTATTACCGAATATTATGCCGATTCGATTGATTTGATAAATAAGTGCAATAATCTTAAATTAAGCGTAGACCGTGAAAACGTAAATGTTTCAAAAAAATTGACTGAAAGTAATATTTCTTCCGAGGATATAGTTAAGTATACACAACTATTAAATCGAGATATTGAGTATTATCAACAAGCCTTGTCTTTGTTTCTACAAAGGAAAGAGTATTTTAAAAATGGTAAGGAATGGGTTTATGCTTATGCTGTAGTAAATAATCACTCCATAACTGGATGTGCATATTTCAATCGTTCTGACGAATATGTCGTACTTGATTTAATCAGGAATGGTAAATCTATTGCGAAACTAAATGCTAATAGTTATTTTTCGAGTTTTCCTAAAGCCGTCTTTCCTCGGTCACGTTACATTGGTTTTACTTACCCTCTAGAAAATTCATCGTCAGAGGATATATTTGATATAATTGTTGTATCTACAGGGCAAAAGATAAATTTGGAACCACTAAAGCTTTTGAGTCACAACTAG
- a CDS encoding rhamnan synthesis F family protein, whose translation MLKVWLNPKLRKELREIKKLGIDWTDFYKFNNIDSKLEPEVYFVLNVRKLPLVINGVFDVSFYLNQYKDVRNSKVNPLLHYFKCGIDENRLPFSVPTQMDEKAEMSLVEELSDGAEVINDEIDYDFCLLKDSGINFEDYIKNNGLTSRDEAIAHYVRYWRKYKPVIEGVFDTGFYLSENLDVRKSNKNPLVHYILHGKKEGRTGLRIKKISKDIGNNLTKAHDKNAEFSELLKKEEIDWSLYNIENHLANTNDEPIAHYLKNENIMPLKIPGFFDSSLYLELYPDIKKAKISPLRHYVMHGKAEGRMAYFKADKYFKKGKVEFDKAKPTYIIANHESSSTGAPLVGFNLGCEILSECNLINFILNKKQLHEAFEKNCVASMSGFGFVGATLVKKAIEHISNHFGVIDGIVCNSVETVNVLEAANDMGIPSVALVHEFAEYSKPVGKISNTVLFADRVVVPAQVLKESMLKEFSSRVVKATPNNILIQPQGALPFIPEGHGNIDSVEQLKNIINLNGDEHLLIGAGYVQVRKGVDLFISAAKRIKELTSKPCKFVWVGEGYNPDTDLNYSNWIQTQISLQGLEDDIVFLGHQRNLDNILKLTDVFCMTSRLDPFPNVVIDALKADVHIACFDKSTGCAEFLKHNNANATISPYLDIEAFSQDVSKYLNNINCLKGRNVTISKEKLCFYDYKEFILNQLQEAKKFQSKVVEQIEKLKATGAFQPKFYNPYVKVERAINEYVTRACKGIHQYNPAPGFNENTWVNESNELQSAPLLEAFKRGDTITHMVVNLDKGDVASVVDFVYAVHIHLYYTDLVDEFAKYLSNLPGHFDVFITHINKCDEASIKLALKNCGCRKLSLFQVPNLGRDIAPFIKLLKENILSSHYKVVGHFHSKKSSAVNGDMGERWRMFLLNTLIGKKEHALKTLSQFNNENVGLVFAEDRHCVDNGANTNFIEDLLIALNVSESPYCFNYPLGTMFWAKTDSLEPLTRLEERFYKIPEPVPYDGSYLHAIERVLPKILSVNNTKFVTVFTEAANW comes from the coding sequence ATGTTAAAGGTCTGGCTTAATCCGAAGTTACGAAAAGAGTTAAGAGAGATAAAAAAACTAGGTATTGATTGGACTGATTTTTATAAGTTTAACAACATAGATTCAAAGTTAGAGCCTGAAGTTTATTTTGTACTAAATGTCAGGAAATTACCTTTAGTTATTAATGGTGTATTTGATGTTTCTTTCTATTTGAATCAATATAAAGATGTAAGAAATAGCAAAGTAAACCCGCTCTTACACTATTTTAAGTGTGGGATTGATGAAAATAGACTGCCATTTAGTGTGCCCACTCAAATGGATGAAAAAGCCGAAATGTCTTTAGTAGAAGAATTATCTGATGGTGCTGAGGTAATAAATGATGAAATTGACTATGACTTCTGCTTGTTAAAAGATTCAGGAATTAACTTTGAAGACTATATTAAAAATAATGGTTTAACTTCTAGAGATGAAGCTATTGCACATTACGTTAGGTATTGGAGAAAATATAAACCTGTGATTGAAGGTGTCTTTGATACTGGTTTTTATTTATCTGAAAACCTTGATGTACGTAAGAGTAATAAAAACCCACTTGTGCATTATATTCTTCATGGTAAAAAGGAAGGGCGTACAGGGCTAAGAATAAAAAAAATATCCAAAGATATAGGTAATAATTTAACTAAAGCTCATGATAAAAACGCGGAATTTTCAGAACTTTTAAAAAAGGAGGAAATTGATTGGTCTTTGTACAATATTGAAAATCACCTTGCTAATACGAATGATGAACCAATTGCACATTATCTTAAAAATGAGAATATAATGCCTTTAAAAATTCCAGGTTTTTTTGATTCGTCTCTCTACTTAGAGTTATATCCCGACATTAAAAAAGCAAAAATTAGTCCTTTACGTCATTATGTTATGCATGGTAAGGCCGAAGGAAGAATGGCCTACTTCAAGGCAGATAAATATTTTAAAAAAGGTAAAGTCGAGTTCGACAAAGCAAAGCCCACTTACATTATAGCCAATCATGAATCTTCGTCGACGGGAGCACCTTTAGTTGGCTTTAATTTAGGGTGTGAAATACTCAGCGAATGTAACCTAATAAACTTCATTTTGAACAAAAAACAACTACATGAAGCTTTTGAAAAAAACTGTGTTGCGAGCATGTCTGGTTTTGGATTTGTCGGTGCAACATTGGTTAAAAAAGCGATAGAGCATATTAGTAATCATTTTGGAGTAATTGATGGCATTGTTTGTAACTCTGTTGAAACAGTTAATGTATTGGAAGCTGCTAACGACATGGGGATACCATCCGTTGCTTTAGTCCATGAATTTGCCGAGTATAGTAAGCCTGTAGGTAAAATAAGTAATACTGTACTATTTGCTGATAGAGTTGTAGTTCCTGCACAGGTGCTTAAAGAATCAATGCTAAAAGAATTTAGCTCTCGAGTTGTAAAAGCTACACCAAACAATATACTTATCCAGCCACAAGGTGCTTTACCATTTATTCCAGAAGGACATGGTAATATAGATTCTGTTGAACAACTAAAAAATATTATTAACTTGAATGGTGATGAACATCTATTAATCGGTGCGGGTTATGTACAAGTAAGAAAAGGTGTTGATTTATTTATATCTGCAGCAAAAAGAATTAAAGAACTAACCAGTAAACCTTGTAAATTTGTTTGGGTAGGTGAAGGCTATAATCCGGATACTGATTTGAATTACTCTAATTGGATTCAGACTCAAATATCGTTGCAAGGTCTTGAAGATGATATAGTATTTTTAGGTCATCAAAGGAATTTGGATAACATACTTAAACTCACTGATGTGTTTTGTATGACTTCAAGGCTGGATCCTTTTCCTAATGTGGTGATTGATGCGTTAAAAGCGGATGTTCATATTGCTTGCTTTGATAAAAGTACTGGGTGCGCGGAGTTTTTAAAACATAATAACGCCAATGCTACAATAAGCCCTTATCTTGATATTGAAGCATTTTCTCAAGATGTATCTAAATATTTAAATAATATTAACTGTTTAAAAGGGCGTAATGTTACAATTTCTAAAGAAAAATTATGTTTTTATGATTATAAAGAATTTATTTTAAACCAATTGCAGGAAGCTAAAAAATTTCAGTCTAAAGTTGTGGAACAAATAGAAAAGCTTAAGGCCACTGGTGCTTTTCAACCAAAATTCTACAATCCTTATGTAAAAGTTGAAAGAGCTATTAATGAATATGTAACACGAGCATGTAAGGGGATACATCAATATAATCCTGCACCAGGTTTTAATGAAAATACTTGGGTTAATGAATCAAATGAACTTCAATCTGCACCATTATTAGAAGCCTTTAAGCGAGGTGATACAATCACACATATGGTCGTTAATTTAGACAAAGGTGATGTTGCCTCTGTGGTAGATTTTGTATATGCAGTGCATATTCATCTTTACTATACTGATTTAGTAGATGAGTTTGCCAAGTACTTAAGTAATTTACCGGGGCATTTTGATGTTTTTATTACACACATAAATAAGTGTGATGAAGCGAGTATTAAATTAGCTTTAAAAAATTGTGGTTGTAGGAAGCTCTCTTTATTTCAAGTGCCTAATCTAGGTCGTGATATTGCACCGTTTATCAAGTTGTTAAAAGAAAATATCTTATCAAGTCATTATAAGGTTGTTGGACACTTTCATTCCAAAAAGTCATCCGCAGTGAATGGTGATATGGGAGAACGATGGCGAATGTTCCTTTTAAATACGCTTATTGGTAAAAAGGAACATGCTCTAAAAACTTTAAGTCAATTTAATAATGAAAATGTTGGTTTAGTATTTGCTGAAGACCGGCATTGTGTTGATAATGGAGCCAATACGAATTTTATCGAAGATTTGCTAATAGCGCTTAATGTTAGCGAGTCACCATATTGCTTTAATTATCCATTAGGTACGATGTTTTGGGCTAAAACTGATTCGTTAGAACCTTTAACAAGGCTTGAAGAACGATTTTATAAGATTCCTGAACCAGTACCCTATGATGGCAGTTATCTACATGCAATTGAAAGAGTATTACCTAAGATTCTGAGTGTTAATAATACTAAATTTGTCACTGTTTTTACTGAAGCTGCTAATTGGTAG
- a CDS encoding NAD-dependent epimerase/dehydratase family protein — protein sequence MNEIKVCVLGATGFVGSAITTELDKRNIDWIGVSRSVNKDTRIKTLSLHETEKFTAIINEYPHVINAMGSFKPADFESNTKTVFQTFWDNLQLLNLILIKAKTESLLHISSGGTVYGDYNGRPSLESDWLKPKSWYGKAKVIEESILEKASIQGNFNYICARVANPYGNLKFTHHGFIDVLISTIRNGGKFHTFNNDTYSRDFIHCSDMAYIIIELLKHSLSSEAGNSVFNVASGKSVTLKGIMQYVKSISPTFEGHFDRLPTDYDVITNELDINAIKSIGIKVDDFFDVKQYLAAKINNGKES from the coding sequence ATGAATGAAATTAAAGTTTGTGTTCTCGGGGCAACAGGATTTGTTGGTTCAGCCATAACCACTGAACTAGACAAACGAAACATAGATTGGATTGGTGTGTCAAGAAGTGTTAACAAAGACACTAGGATCAAAACTTTATCATTACATGAGACAGAAAAATTTACAGCAATAATTAATGAGTATCCGCACGTAATAAATGCGATGGGTTCGTTTAAACCTGCTGACTTTGAGTCAAATACTAAAACTGTTTTTCAAACATTTTGGGATAATTTGCAACTGTTAAATTTAATTTTAATCAAAGCAAAAACAGAGAGTTTGTTACATATTTCTTCAGGTGGCACAGTGTATGGCGATTATAATGGCAGACCTTCTTTAGAAAGCGACTGGCTCAAGCCGAAATCTTGGTATGGCAAAGCAAAAGTTATCGAAGAATCCATTTTAGAAAAGGCTTCAATCCAAGGAAACTTTAACTATATTTGTGCACGAGTTGCTAATCCATACGGTAATCTAAAATTCACTCATCATGGGTTCATTGATGTTCTAATCAGTACTATTCGAAATGGAGGTAAATTCCATACGTTTAATAATGATACATATTCAAGGGATTTTATCCATTGCAGTGATATGGCTTATATAATTATTGAGCTACTGAAGCACTCTTTAAGTTCAGAAGCAGGAAACAGCGTATTTAATGTTGCAAGTGGAAAAAGCGTTACACTTAAAGGAATAATGCAATACGTTAAATCAATATCCCCTACTTTTGAAGGACATTTTGATCGTCTTCCTACAGATTATGATGTCATCACTAATGAATTAGATATAAACGCAATTAAATCTATTGGCATTAAAGTTGATGATTTTTTTGATGTTAAACAGTATCTTGCCGCAAAAATAAATAATGGAAAGGAATCTTAA
- the rfbB gene encoding dTDP-glucose 4,6-dehydratase, with product MNKRNILVTGGAGFIGANFVHYWLKTHCNDNVVVLDALTYAGNRASLALVENNPNFTFVHGDICDTPLVEKLLKDYSIDTLVHFAAESHVDRSITSPDAFIETNIIGTYSLLKAAKKVWIDEPKAKGEAPLKHRFHHVSTDEVYGTLGPSDPAFTEVTAYAPNSPYSASKAASDHLVRAYHHTYGLEVTTSNCSNNYGPFHFPEKLIPLIITNILEDKPLPIYGDGKQIRDWLYVEDHARGIELILNKGKVGENYNIGGHNEWANIDIVKVVCNLMDEAFKSDVKLAKHFTSAKSAILANSEELITYVNDRAGHDRRYAIDATKTQVELGYKPVESFETGIRKTVYWFLNNEKWWAELK from the coding sequence ATGAACAAGCGGAACATCCTCGTGACCGGCGGTGCTGGTTTTATTGGAGCAAACTTCGTACATTATTGGTTGAAAACACATTGCAATGACAATGTTGTTGTTTTAGATGCATTAACCTATGCTGGTAATCGTGCAAGCTTGGCTCTAGTTGAAAATAACCCTAACTTTACATTTGTGCATGGTGATATTTGCGATACCCCTTTGGTGGAAAAACTTCTTAAAGATTATAGTATTGATACATTAGTGCATTTTGCTGCTGAGTCACATGTTGACCGTTCAATTACCAGCCCAGATGCTTTTATCGAAACAAATATAATCGGTACTTACAGCTTATTAAAAGCTGCTAAAAAAGTTTGGATTGACGAGCCAAAAGCAAAAGGTGAAGCGCCACTAAAGCATCGTTTCCATCATGTTTCAACCGACGAGGTTTATGGTACTTTAGGTCCTAGTGATCCTGCTTTTACCGAAGTTACCGCATATGCACCCAACTCACCTTATTCAGCCTCTAAAGCGGCCTCAGATCATTTAGTCAGAGCTTATCACCATACCTACGGTTTAGAAGTGACAACCTCAAATTGTTCAAATAACTATGGACCATTTCATTTTCCTGAAAAGTTAATTCCTTTAATCATTACTAATATCCTAGAAGATAAGCCATTACCAATTTATGGTGATGGTAAGCAGATTCGTGATTGGTTATATGTTGAAGATCATGCAAGAGGTATCGAGTTAATACTTAACAAAGGTAAAGTTGGAGAAAATTACAATATAGGTGGTCATAACGAATGGGCAAATATAGATATCGTTAAAGTTGTCTGTAATTTGATGGATGAAGCATTTAAAAGCGATGTCAAGTTGGCTAAACACTTTACAAGTGCAAAATCTGCTATCCTTGCTAATTCTGAAGAGTTGATTACCTATGTGAACGATAGGGCTGGTCATGATAGACGTTATGCCATTGATGCTACTAAAACTCAAGTGGAATTAGGTTATAAACCTGTTGAGTCTTTTGAAACTGGAATACGAAAAACGGTTTATTGGTTTTTAAATAATGAGAAATGGTGGGCAGAATTAAAATAA
- the rfbD gene encoding dTDP-4-dehydrorhamnose reductase, which translates to MKILITGKGGQLASELQDTLPSSYQAVFLDSNELDITLFDQVALMVETHKPVIIINAAAYTAVDKAETEQKAAYAVNDIGTKNLAQVASDKGIGLIHVSTDFVFNGNHFKPYTPEDVPSPISVYGDSKLKGEQKLLTCMPTNAVIVRTAWVYSKYGNNFVKTMLGLMNDRDELGIVYDQVGTPTWARGLALMIWGIIDEYFANSSGTTKASQIVHWTDAGVTSWYDFAVAIHEYAHKHGLLNKNVVIKPIEAKSYPTPASRPCYSVLNKSSAESLCKIESKHWQQQLELMIKSLAKIS; encoded by the coding sequence ATGAAAATATTAATTACTGGAAAAGGTGGTCAACTAGCATCTGAGCTACAGGATACATTACCATCTAGCTATCAAGCCGTTTTTTTAGATTCTAACGAATTAGATATCACACTTTTTGACCAAGTAGCTTTAATGGTTGAAACTCATAAACCTGTAATAATTATTAACGCTGCTGCTTATACAGCTGTAGATAAAGCAGAAACTGAGCAAAAAGCTGCCTATGCAGTGAATGACATAGGAACAAAAAATCTGGCCCAAGTAGCGTCTGATAAGGGCATTGGTCTTATTCATGTGTCCACAGATTTTGTGTTCAATGGCAACCATTTCAAACCTTACACGCCGGAAGATGTCCCTTCACCTATTAGTGTTTATGGTGACTCGAAGTTAAAAGGTGAACAGAAGTTATTAACCTGCATGCCGACAAACGCCGTAATAGTTAGGACCGCTTGGGTTTATTCAAAGTACGGTAATAACTTTGTGAAAACAATGCTCGGATTAATGAATGATCGCGATGAACTTGGTATTGTTTATGACCAAGTTGGTACGCCTACCTGGGCTAGAGGCCTTGCATTAATGATTTGGGGGATTATTGACGAGTATTTCGCTAATAGTTCAGGTACGACTAAAGCAAGCCAAATTGTGCATTGGACAGATGCTGGTGTGACTTCATGGTATGATTTCGCTGTAGCTATTCACGAATATGCACATAAGCATGGACTATTAAATAAAAATGTCGTGATTAAACCGATAGAAGCGAAATCTTATCCTACACCAGCAAGTCGTCCTTGTTATAGTGTGTTAAATAAAAGCTCTGCTGAAAGCTTGTGCAAGATAGAGTCAAAGCACTGGCAGCAGCAACTTGAGTTAATGATAAAGTCACTAGCAAAGATATCGTAA